The following proteins come from a genomic window of Gopherus flavomarginatus isolate rGopFla2 chromosome 22, rGopFla2.mat.asm, whole genome shotgun sequence:
- the MYCBP gene encoding C-Myc-binding protein isoform X1 has protein sequence MAHYKATDSKREQFRRYLEKSGVLDTLTKVLVALYEEPEKPNSALDFLKHHIGAAAPENPEVEALRLEVAEMKEKYEAVLEENKKLKAKLSQYEPPPEEKRGE, from the exons ATGGCGCATTACAAG GCCACGGACTCTAAGCGAGAGCAGTTCCGCCGCTACCTGGAGAAATCCGGAGTGCTGGACACGCTCACCAAAG TGTTGGTAGCCCTATATGAAGAGCCAGAAAAACCAAACAGTGCACTGGA CTTTCTGAAGCATCATATAGGAGCCGCAGCTCCAGAAAATCCAGAAGTAGAGGCCCTTCGCCTGGAAGTggcagagatgaaagaaaaatacGAAGCTGtgttggaagaaaacaaaaaactaaaagcAAAG CTGTCTCAGTATGAACCACCTCCAGAAGAGAAGCGTGGTGAATAA
- the MYCBP gene encoding C-Myc-binding protein isoform X2 yields the protein MAHYKATDSKREQFRRYLEKSGVLDTLTKVLVALYEEPEKPNSALDFLKHHIGAAAPENPEVEALRLEVAEMKEKYEAVLEENKKLKAKLLIHERTFPLIP from the exons ATGGCGCATTACAAG GCCACGGACTCTAAGCGAGAGCAGTTCCGCCGCTACCTGGAGAAATCCGGAGTGCTGGACACGCTCACCAAAG TGTTGGTAGCCCTATATGAAGAGCCAGAAAAACCAAACAGTGCACTGGA CTTTCTGAAGCATCATATAGGAGCCGCAGCTCCAGAAAATCCAGAAGTAGAGGCCCTTCGCCTGGAAGTggcagagatgaaagaaaaatacGAAGCTGtgttggaagaaaacaaaaaactaaaagcAAAG ttgctgatccatgagaggacctttcctcttatcccatga